From one Variovorax sp. PBL-H6 genomic stretch:
- a CDS encoding AMP-binding protein: MNDDDIDYLQGEQPLHDYLRGHARRQPGKAALLWYGRAISYAELDRWSDAFAQALHERGVAKGDRVALFMQNCPQYLIAHFGIQKIGAIVSPCSPMFKAHEFAYQVGDLGAKAIVAADHLVPIVQSVADRVRVPHVFCVRYADLLPQVPSLRVPGEVAAREPLPEGTLDFHAIVTRSGDVSAPAVQPSMDDVSLMTYTSGTTGMPKGAMLSYRNALYKTAVGQEMFRIREDDVMLAVAPLYHIAGMICGVTMLAYTGATVVLLNRMDPLAVLQAIERHRVSWWYAMAPMLVSTMNEPGAERFDLSSLHTTMATSFGIKLTEELARRWSAFANDCLVYEAGYGLSETHTNDVLMPRDAVRWGTNGVPGRGVELKILDPEGRELPPGESGEIVVRSRGVFHGYWNRPDATAEVLRDGWVHTGDIGKMDDQGYLTFIGRVKEMIKVSGYSVFPEEVESILILHPGVRQVAVIGVPDVDKGEVIKAFVVPQPKGIDAEELLRWARDNMSHYKVPRQLEFRESLPASGTGKVLRRLLKESVR; encoded by the coding sequence CGGCCGCGCCATCAGCTATGCCGAACTCGACCGCTGGAGCGATGCCTTCGCCCAGGCGCTGCACGAGCGCGGGGTGGCCAAGGGCGACCGGGTGGCGCTCTTCATGCAGAACTGCCCGCAGTACCTCATCGCACACTTCGGCATTCAGAAGATCGGTGCCATCGTGAGCCCCTGCAGCCCGATGTTCAAGGCGCACGAGTTCGCCTACCAGGTGGGCGACCTCGGTGCCAAGGCGATCGTGGCGGCCGACCACCTGGTGCCGATCGTCCAGTCGGTGGCCGATCGGGTCCGCGTGCCGCATGTGTTCTGCGTGCGCTACGCAGACTTGCTGCCGCAGGTGCCGAGCCTTCGCGTCCCCGGCGAAGTGGCGGCGCGCGAACCGCTGCCCGAAGGCACGCTGGACTTCCACGCGATCGTGACCCGCTCCGGCGACGTGAGCGCACCGGCGGTGCAGCCGTCGATGGACGACGTGTCGCTGATGACCTACACCTCTGGCACCACCGGCATGCCGAAGGGGGCCATGCTCAGCTACCGCAACGCGCTCTACAAGACGGCCGTCGGGCAGGAGATGTTCCGCATTCGCGAGGACGACGTGATGCTGGCCGTGGCACCGCTCTATCACATCGCCGGCATGATCTGCGGCGTGACGATGCTCGCCTACACCGGCGCAACCGTGGTGCTGCTCAACCGCATGGACCCGCTGGCCGTGCTCCAGGCCATCGAGCGGCATCGCGTGAGCTGGTGGTACGCCATGGCGCCGATGCTGGTGTCGACCATGAACGAGCCGGGTGCCGAGCGCTTCGACCTGTCGTCGCTGCACACCACCATGGCGACCAGCTTCGGCATCAAGCTCACCGAGGAGCTGGCCCGGCGCTGGAGCGCCTTCGCCAACGACTGCCTGGTGTACGAGGCCGGCTACGGGCTTTCGGAGACCCACACCAACGACGTGCTCATGCCGCGCGATGCGGTGCGCTGGGGCACCAACGGCGTGCCGGGCCGTGGCGTGGAGCTGAAAATCCTCGACCCCGAAGGCCGCGAGCTTCCGCCCGGCGAGAGCGGCGAGATCGTGGTGCGCAGCCGCGGCGTGTTCCACGGGTACTGGAACCGGCCCGACGCGACCGCCGAAGTCCTGCGCGACGGGTGGGTCCACACCGGCGACATCGGCAAGATGGACGACCAGGGCTACCTCACCTTCATCGGCCGCGTGAAGGAGATGATCAAGGTGTCGGGCTACAGCGTCTTCCCCGAGGAGGTCGAGTCCATCCTGATCCTGCACCCCGGCGTGCGGCAGGTCGCCGTGATCGGCGTGCCCGATGTCGACAAGGGCGAGGTGATCAAGGCCTTCGTCGTGCCGCAGCCGAAGGGCATCGACGCGGAGGAGCTGCTGCGTTGGGCGCGCGACAACATGTCGCACTACAAGGTGCCGCGCCAGCTGGAGTTCCGCGAGTCGCTGCCGGCGAGCGGAACGGGGAAGGTGCTGCGCCGGCTGCTGAAAGAATCGGTCCGCTGA
- a CDS encoding DMT family transporter, with protein MIDKTRGTLEMTAAMVISGTIGWFVVRSGQPVIDLLFWRCAFGAATLLAVCAALGMLRGKLSLRLLGWAALGGVAIVLNWLLIFASFSRASIAIATTVYNTQPFMMVALGALLFSERVSSTQLGWLGIAFAGVVLIVQAKPGASYTGADYVAGVLMALGAAFFYAVAAMITKKLSGTPPHMIALAQVCVGIVMIAPFANLSALPADARAWGSFAVMGVIYTGLVFVLLYGAIQKLPTHAVGALSFVYPVVAIGVDMVAFDHRLQLEQLAGAAAILVAAAGLNLGWSFKFSRTLRP; from the coding sequence ATGATCGACAAGACACGCGGCACGCTCGAGATGACCGCCGCCATGGTGATTTCAGGAACCATCGGCTGGTTCGTCGTCCGCTCGGGCCAGCCGGTCATCGACCTGCTCTTCTGGCGCTGCGCATTCGGCGCGGCCACGTTGCTGGCGGTTTGCGCCGCCCTGGGCATGCTGCGCGGCAAGCTCTCGCTTCGCCTGCTCGGGTGGGCGGCGCTGGGCGGAGTCGCCATCGTGCTCAACTGGCTGCTCATCTTCGCCTCGTTCTCGCGCGCGTCGATCGCCATCGCGACGACGGTCTACAACACGCAGCCCTTCATGATGGTTGCGCTCGGCGCACTGCTGTTTTCCGAGCGGGTCAGCAGCACCCAGCTCGGATGGCTGGGGATTGCCTTCGCCGGCGTGGTGCTGATCGTGCAGGCGAAGCCCGGCGCCAGCTACACCGGCGCCGACTATGTCGCGGGCGTGCTCATGGCGCTCGGCGCGGCCTTCTTCTATGCGGTCGCCGCCATGATCACGAAAAAGCTCAGCGGCACGCCCCCGCACATGATCGCGCTGGCGCAGGTGTGCGTGGGCATCGTGATGATTGCGCCCTTTGCCAACCTCTCGGCCTTGCCTGCCGACGCCAGGGCCTGGGGGAGCTTCGCCGTCATGGGCGTGATCTACACCGGGCTGGTGTTCGTGCTGCTCTACGGCGCGATCCAGAAGCTGCCGACGCACGCAGTGGGCGCGCTTTCCTTCGTCTATCCGGTCGTGGCGATCGGCGTGGACATGGTGGCCTTCGATCATCGGCTGCAGCTCGAGCAGCTGGCTGGCGCCGCGGCGATCCTGGTGGCCGCGGCGGGGCTCAACCTGGGATGGTCGTTCAAGTTCTCGCGTACCCTGCGGCCCTGA